One region of Miscanthus floridulus cultivar M001 chromosome 19, ASM1932011v1, whole genome shotgun sequence genomic DNA includes:
- the LOC136528987 gene encoding uncharacterized protein, with amino-acid sequence MKESTSNIAGVQQYWEQQRYLRKKIWLETWLRREIQAITRDENVEAIVYHIHGVIGSFMKRLEMEHKSRTISPEKRREEFRRLVSDAARPFLLGRTERFVTEVELFLVSNLNMEAYNKLRVQRFRESSSHLTREQDALPHDRSLEEHYLYFVCNDTDCDEM; translated from the exons ATGAAAG AGAGCACAAGCAATATTGCCGGTGTGCAGCAATACTGGGAGCAACAAAGATATCTCCGGAAGAAAATTTGGCTTGAAACCTGGCTAAGACGGGAAATTCAGGCCATTACTCGG GATGAGAACGTTGAGGCCATAGTCTACCACATTCACGGTGTCATTGGATCCTTCATGAAGAGGCTTGAAATGGAGCACAAGTCAAGGACGATTTCACCAGAGAAGAGGAGGGAAGAGTTCAGGAGATTGGTCTCTGATGCTGCTAGGCCATTCCTCCTTGGCCGAACAGAGCGATTTGTCACCGAGGTGGAGCTCTTCCTGGTTTCAAATCTCAACATGGAAGCGTACAACAAACTGCGCGTTCAGAGGTTTAGGGAGTCCAGTTCCCATCTGACAAGAGAGCAAGATGCGCTGCCTCATGATCGGTCTCTTGAGGAGCACTACTTGTATTTCGTATGTAACGACACGGACTGTGATGAGATGTAG